The Eubacterium maltosivorans genome includes the window GATAAACGCCATTACACCATTGCGGATGAAAAAAATTTAATAAAATTCAATTTCAATCCAGGAATATATCGTTTCAAAAATTCCATTTCAATTACAAAAAACGCTTTTAAAAACGCTATTTTTGCAAGTTTTTGGGTTTTGATTTCATTCAAAAGATGTATACAGTATTTTTAAATTAAAGTGAATTTTAAGGTTTATTTTTGATTTGAAACGTGCTACACTGTAGGCACAGGAAGCCGAAAGGAAGTATTATTATGAGTACCAAGGAAAAATCAGAAAAAAAATCTGTTATCAGTAGAGATGTTTTAGCGGCAATGTTTAACACCAGCGAGTTTAAACAGTATTCCCATGACTGTCGTCAGGAAGTTGTGGAATCCCTTGAAGGACACGAATTCAAAACGTTACTCGACCTTGACTGCGGCGGCGGAAAAATGCTTGAGCAGCTTTTCGAAACCTTTCCGGACATGGAAGCCTGCGGTTTTGACTATTCTCTGGACCGTCTGAATGGCGCCAAAGAACGTCTGGAAGGCAAAAACGTCTCGTTCAAATTTGGGAACGCACAGTGCCTCCCCTATGAAGACAACCAATTCGACGTTGTGGTCAGCACCTCAACCTTCCACCATTATCCTTACCCCGATAATGTCTTAAAGGAAGTACACCGGGTATTAAAGCCAAAGGGCATCCTGGTCATCTGCGATACCTATCTGGGCGCTACACTGCGCTATCTCAACACCTTCTGCAAACCCATCAATGAGGTTACAGAAATCCGCATGTATTCTGAAAAAGAAATCTGGCAAATGCTTGGAGGAGCTGGCTTTAACGGCATCACTTGGCGCCGTCTCAATAAACATGCTTACCTGGCTAAAGCTGTCGCTTCCGGAATCCCGCTTATTGCTTAAACAGATTTTATTTAATACTGAGTTAACATACACCCCTTCGGGCTTTCCGAAGGGGCTTTTTTATTCAATCATTCCTTTTACACCGCGCGAAATAAACCGGCTGATGATCTGGGCAGTCTCCTCGGCATTTAAAGGAATATCCCGTATAATCTTTTCCAACCCGCCCTCCACAACTGCGCCAACAATACAGGCATCTATAACGGATAAGGTGACTTCATTTGTAATCGAATGAGAGCTTTTGAACAGGCTTTCTTTTAAAATCACCTTATATTTGGTAATAAACGCTCCATTTTGGTTACCCTGAGACAAACTTCTGATGGTTTCAGCATGCTCCATCAAAAACTGTATACACTTCAAAATTGGTGGATAGGGATCATCGATAACATCGTCGATGCTGTTTTCTCCAATAACCTGCATGCAGCGGTCCATCAAATCATTTTCGACCTGTTCCTGGACGTCGTAAATATCCAGAAAATGCGCATAAAAAGTCCCGCGGCTGACATCAGCAAGCGTCAAAATGTCATTAACGGTTATCTTTCGAATATCCTGATTGATAATGAGCTGAATAAATGCATTCTTAATTGCATTTTTAGATTTTCGCACATCCCGTCTTTCTTTTACCATACTTTTCCCTTCTATAATCTAAATAATTATCGGACAGTTAATTCAAATTTATACATTTTTTCTAAATTTTATTTAAATTCATACAAAGCATATAGAATTTATACATTGTGTATAGATTCAAATAAAAGTATAATATTGTTGTCATAAAAATTCAAGAAAAATATGACCAAAACAATGCGAAAGGTGGCTGAAAATATGTCAAGTGTAAAAAAAGAAATTGAGAATATTATTCAATCTGGAAAAAATATTGGAAAGGCCTACAAAGATACCGGGGTCGCTGTTGGTAAAAGCTACGCGAAGGCTGGAATAAAAACTGCGGAAATTTTCAAAAATCTCTATGATTCTGAAACAGAAGAAAGCGAAGACAGACATCCCGCAAAAAAATAAATATACTTTACTTTTTAGGACAGGGCTGCCCTGTCCTTTTTTATGCACTTCTTTACCGTCCATTGACCCTCTTAAGGTTTTCTGATATAATTTGCAAGTTGTACTTATTTAAAAAGAAAACTTTTGCAAGGGAGGTATGTATTGTGCAAAAAAGAGAAACTTTCTCATCCCGATTGGGCTTTCTCCTGATTTCGGCTGGCTGTGCCATCGGTTTGGGAAATGTCTGGCGCTTTCCATATATTGTTGGAAAATACGGCGGCGCTGCTTTTGTTTTACTGTATTTATTATTCTTAATCATCATGGGCCTGCCGATCATGGTCATGGAATTTTCTGTCGGCCGTGCCAGTCAGAAAAGTATTGCCCGTTCCTTTGATGAATTAGAGCCTAAGGGAACAAAATGGCATCTCTACAGCTTTTTCGGTATCGCGGGAAATTATCTGCTGATGATGTTCTACACCACTATAGCTGGCTGGCTGCTGCTTTATTTCTTTAAAATGGCCAAGGGGGATTTTGTCGGTTTAAACGCTGACGGTGTTTCCGCAGAGTTTGGAAATCTGATGGGACAGCCTGTCCTGATGACGGTTTTTATGGTCATCGTGGTATTGATCTGTATGGGGGTTTGCTCCCGGGGACTTCAAAATGGGGTTGAAAAGATCACAAAGGTTATGATGATCTGCCTGTTGGCAGTCATGATTATTCTGGTTGGACGCGCGGTCACGCTGGAAGGGGCGGCGGAAGGCCTGAAATTTTATCTGATGCCTGACTTCAATAATCTGATGTACGACGCTCAGGGAAATATGATTTTAGGCGAGGCTATTTTCGCGGCCATGGGACAGGCCTTTTTTACCCTGTCGCTTGGGATCGGCGCACTGGCAATATTCGGCAGTTATATCGGAAAAGACCACACACTGGGCGGCGAAGCCCTCCGTGTCACATTGCTTGATACTGCTGTGGCCATTATGTCTGGATTGATTATTTTTCCAGCCTGCTTTGCTTTTAATGTCGCGCCCAACGAAGGCCCTGCCCTTATTTTTGTGACACTCCCCAACATTTTTAACGAAATGCCCATGGGCCAGGTCTGGGGCGCTCTGTTCTTTGTGTTCATGAGCTTTGCCGCACTGTCAACCGTTATCGCGGTATTTGAGAACATTATTTCATTCGCCATTGACCGCTGGGGCTTTAGCCGAAAAAAATCCGTTTTAATTAACCTGGCCGCCATTATCCTTTTGTCCATGCCTTGTATTCTTGGCTTTAATGTGCTTTCAGGTTTTCAGCCGCTGGGCCAGGGCACCGGTATTCTTGATCTTGAGGACTTTATCGTCAGCAATAATCTGCTGCCGCTGGGCTCTCTTGTTTACCTGCTGTTCTGTGTCTCTAAGAAAGGCTGGGGCTGGGACGCTTTTATCACTGAAGCCAATACCGGCAACGGCTTAAAATTTCCAAAGAGCATCCGCTTTTACGTAACATGGATTTTACCTTTCGTGATTCTCTTTATCTTTATCATGGGCTACTTAAATAAATTTGGCATTGGACTGTAAAAAACAAGACCACTCTTTATCACAAAAGAGTGGTCTTTGACTTATTTGGGTTTTTCTTAAGCTTTAACGTGCCCTATTCACGAATTTTCAGTATAACTCTTCTAGTTTTGGGCGTTTACGCGATGATATGGAAATAGAGATTTATCGAACCTTTGTCTGTAAGCCATTAACCCCCGCTGACGATCCTGAGGACGCGAATTGTACTTTTATCCTCTACCTCTGTTTCAAAAGGTGGAGGGATAATTCTTTCCTGGTTCATTAGAACAATATCCAGTCTGTCGAAAATCACCTGGGCTTTCTCTAATGCTTGGTTGGTA containing:
- a CDS encoding class I SAM-dependent methyltransferase gives rise to the protein MSTKEKSEKKSVISRDVLAAMFNTSEFKQYSHDCRQEVVESLEGHEFKTLLDLDCGGGKMLEQLFETFPDMEACGFDYSLDRLNGAKERLEGKNVSFKFGNAQCLPYEDNQFDVVVSTSTFHHYPYPDNVLKEVHRVLKPKGILVICDTYLGATLRYLNTFCKPINEVTEIRMYSEKEIWQMLGGAGFNGITWRRLNKHAYLAKAVASGIPLIA
- a CDS encoding TetR/AcrR family transcriptional regulator, with product MVKERRDVRKSKNAIKNAFIQLIINQDIRKITVNDILTLADVSRGTFYAHFLDIYDVQEQVENDLMDRCMQVIGENSIDDVIDDPYPPILKCIQFLMEHAETIRSLSQGNQNGAFITKYKVILKESLFKSSHSITNEVTLSVIDACIVGAVVEGGLEKIIRDIPLNAEETAQIISRFISRGVKGMIE
- a CDS encoding sodium-dependent transporter, with product MQKRETFSSRLGFLLISAGCAIGLGNVWRFPYIVGKYGGAAFVLLYLLFLIIMGLPIMVMEFSVGRASQKSIARSFDELEPKGTKWHLYSFFGIAGNYLLMMFYTTIAGWLLLYFFKMAKGDFVGLNADGVSAEFGNLMGQPVLMTVFMVIVVLICMGVCSRGLQNGVEKITKVMMICLLAVMIILVGRAVTLEGAAEGLKFYLMPDFNNLMYDAQGNMILGEAIFAAMGQAFFTLSLGIGALAIFGSYIGKDHTLGGEALRVTLLDTAVAIMSGLIIFPACFAFNVAPNEGPALIFVTLPNIFNEMPMGQVWGALFFVFMSFAALSTVIAVFENIISFAIDRWGFSRKKSVLINLAAIILLSMPCILGFNVLSGFQPLGQGTGILDLEDFIVSNNLLPLGSLVYLLFCVSKKGWGWDAFITEANTGNGLKFPKSIRFYVTWILPFVILFIFIMGYLNKFGIGL